Genomic segment of Bacillota bacterium:
TACGCCCCGGCCATTTCTATCAACGGCCACTTGAAAAACCGCACTTTTGGCCACGAAAATCCCGCAGTCCTGGCCAGGTAGGAGGCGGGATCTACGCGGGGGTCCCTCCCTCCCCTCTACCCCCCGCCCGTAGGGCGGGGGCCGCCGAGCCTTCGGGCGGGGTGCTGCGCATCCGGTAGCTTTCGCCCTTGAGGGTGATGACGTGGGCGTGGTGCAGCAGCCGGTCGAGTACCGCCGCCGCGCTGGCCGGGCTGTCGAAAAGCGCGCCCCACTCTTGGAACTCCAGGATGCTCGTCACGATGAGGGAGAGCCGTTCGTACGCCTTGCCCACCAGTCGAGCGTCTGGCTGGACTTCTACGGTCCCGGCCTCCTTGCTTCGGGCAAGTCGCGTCACGACGCGGGTCGGCTCTCAAGAACGGCGAAAATGCGGTGCCAACTTTGATGACAGGCGGGCTTGACATGTCGCGGCTTGAATGGCACGATGGGAGGTGATAACAGGAGGGCACCGAGGTGTTCGTCCGCACCAAAACGGTCAAGGGCTACACTTACCTGCAGGTGGTGGAGAACATCCGGGAGGGCCGCTCCACCCGCCAGCGGGTGGTGGCCACGTTGGGGCGCTTGGACCGCCTGCAGGCTGAGGGCGATATCGAAACGCTGCTGCGCTCGCTGGGGCGCTTCCGCCAGCAGGTCCAGCAGGCCCACGCCGAAGGGAAGTTGGAGGCGTTGAAGAGCTGGCGCGTCGGGCCGGCACTGGTTTTCGGGCGGTTGTGGCAGGAGCTGAAGGTCGACCGGGTCTTGAAGAGCCTGTTGGAGGGCCGCCGGTTCACCTTCGACGTGGAGCGGGTGGTCTTTGCCAGCACGCTGCACCGGCTGTTCGAGTCGGGGTCGGACCGCCAGGCGGTGCGGTGGCTGCGGGACGTGGCCATCCCGGGCAGCGACGACCGCCTGCTGCACCACTTCTACCGGGCCATGCGCTGGCTGGGAGAGACGAAGGACCGCATCGAAGAGGCCTGGTTTGTCCTCCACCGGGACCTGTTCACCCAGGTGCAGCTGGTTTTCTTCGACACCACGAGCTTCTACTTCGAAGGGCGGGGCGGGAGCCTGGGAGCGTACGGCTACTCCCGGGACGACCGGCCGGACCGCCGCCAGGTGGTGATGGGGGTGGTGCTGACCGACCAGGGCCGCCCCGTCTGCATGGAGGTGGCCCCCGGCGACCGCTCCGATACCCAGGCCCTTTTACCCATGGTGCACCAAGCCCAACGGCGCTTTGGGCTGGCCCGGGTCTGCTGGGTGGCCGACGGGGGCATGGTTAGCGCATCGGTGATCCAGGAGCTGGAGAGGCTCAGGCTCCCCTACATCCTGGGCACCCGGCTGCGGGCCTTCAAGGAGGTTCGGGACGTGGTGCTGAGCCGGGCCGGGCGCTACCAGAAGGTGGACGCCAACCTCTATGTGAAGGAGGTCTGGGTGGACGACCGACGCTACATCGTCGCCTACAACCCCCAGGAGGCGGCCCGGGAGCGGACCAGTCGCCAGGCCATGCTGCAGACCGTGCAGGAGAAGCTGGCCCGGGGGCCCAAGGCGCTGGTGGGCAACCGGGGCTTCCGGCGGTTCCTGAAGGTGGCCAAGGGCAGCATCACCATCGACGAGGCGAAGGTGCGGACCGCCGCTCGCTATGACGGGAAGTTCGTGATTCGCACCAACACGGACCTGAGCGCTGCCGAGGTGGCGCAGCAGTACAAGCGGCTGTGGCAGGTGGAGGCCTTCTTCCGGGCCGCCAAGAGCCTGCTCGACAGCCGGCCCATCTACCACCAGTGGGACGCCACCATCACAGGGCACCTGTTCGTCAGCTTCCTGGCGTTGCTGCTGGCCCACGAACTGCAGCAGCGTCTGGCGGCCAGGGGGCTTGCCCTGGAATGGGCCGACATCCTGCGGGACCTTGAGGCGCTGGAAGAGGTAGACGTGCGTCACGAGGACCGGCTTTACCGCCTGCGGTTGCCCCTGCAGGGGGTGGCCGGCAAGGTGCTTCAGGCGGTGGGCGTGACCGTGCCGCCCCCGGTCCGCGAGGTCACGCGTGGTGCCAACGCCCTTGAACGCGCCCTGCAAACCGCGTCGTGACGGGATTCTTGACTTTCAAACTGTAGAAGTCCAGTCTATCATCACACAGATGGGCGGGTCGAGTACGTCCACCGG
This window contains:
- a CDS encoding IS1634 family transposase, with product MFVRTKTVKGYTYLQVVENIREGRSTRQRVVATLGRLDRLQAEGDIETLLRSLGRFRQQVQQAHAEGKLEALKSWRVGPALVFGRLWQELKVDRVLKSLLEGRRFTFDVERVVFASTLHRLFESGSDRQAVRWLRDVAIPGSDDRLLHHFYRAMRWLGETKDRIEEAWFVLHRDLFTQVQLVFFDTTSFYFEGRGGSLGAYGYSRDDRPDRRQVVMGVVLTDQGRPVCMEVAPGDRSDTQALLPMVHQAQRRFGLARVCWVADGGMVSASVIQELERLRLPYILGTRLRAFKEVRDVVLSRAGRYQKVDANLYVKEVWVDDRRYIVAYNPQEAARERTSRQAMLQTVQEKLARGPKALVGNRGFRRFLKVAKGSITIDEAKVRTAARYDGKFVIRTNTDLSAAEVAQQYKRLWQVEAFFRAAKSLLDSRPIYHQWDATITGHLFVSFLALLLAHELQQRLAARGLALEWADILRDLEALEEVDVRHEDRLYRLRLPLQGVAGKVLQAVGVTVPPPVREVTRGANALERALQTAS
- a CDS encoding ATP-binding protein, with amino-acid sequence MTRLARSKEAGTVEVQPDARLVGKAYERLSLIVTSILEFQEWGALFDSPASAAAVLDRLLHHAHVITLKGESYRMRSTPPEGSAAPALRAGGRGEGGTPA